The Nocardioides sp. S5 genome includes a window with the following:
- a CDS encoding DUF1116 domain-containing protein, producing MSTSAVTVGATTPTVVTCGADMFADAVAGQAVDVERVDWRPPMPGTQDHLAAVATDPRRPEANRRAVQAMLGVTAHLVDVAPASEVLGLEKGQFLHAGPPIEWERTSGPLRGALMGGAALEGLVEDPEDAVALFESGSSVSLEPCHHRSAVGPMAGVVTPSMWMWVLEDRATGKRTYCSLNEGLGKVLRYGAYGPDVLTRLRWMGDVLGPLLQAAVRGTEEASDVTGILTQMLQMGDEAHNRNRAGTLMLLRDLSPAMVGTIEGGGFGSKDVADALRFVGGNDHFFLNLAMPACKLALDAGRDVPGSTMVVAMARNGTDFGIQVSGTGDQWFTGPAQVAEGLFLGDYGPDDANPDIGDSAITETAGIGGFAMATAPAIVRLVGGSVPDALATTQRMHEITLAENPRWSVPVLEFQGTPTGIDVTKVCRTGILPQINTGMAGAVAGVGQVGAGLVTPPAEIFPQALAALAQAVPGRSL from the coding sequence GTGAGCACCAGTGCTGTCACCGTCGGCGCCACCACCCCCACGGTCGTCACCTGCGGCGCCGACATGTTCGCCGACGCCGTCGCCGGCCAGGCCGTCGACGTCGAGCGGGTCGACTGGCGCCCGCCGATGCCGGGCACGCAAGACCACCTCGCCGCCGTCGCCACCGACCCGCGGCGCCCTGAGGCCAACCGGCGAGCGGTTCAGGCCATGCTCGGCGTCACCGCCCACCTCGTCGACGTCGCTCCGGCGAGCGAGGTCCTCGGACTCGAGAAGGGCCAGTTCCTGCACGCCGGCCCGCCGATCGAGTGGGAGCGCACCTCCGGACCTCTCCGCGGTGCCCTGATGGGTGGCGCGGCGCTCGAGGGCCTCGTCGAGGACCCCGAGGACGCCGTCGCGCTCTTCGAGTCCGGCAGCTCGGTCAGCCTCGAGCCCTGCCACCACCGCAGCGCCGTGGGCCCGATGGCGGGCGTGGTCACGCCGTCGATGTGGATGTGGGTCCTGGAGGACCGCGCCACCGGGAAGCGGACCTACTGCTCGCTCAACGAGGGGCTCGGCAAGGTGCTGCGCTACGGCGCCTACGGCCCGGACGTGCTCACCCGGCTCCGCTGGATGGGTGACGTGCTGGGCCCGCTCCTGCAGGCGGCCGTCCGCGGCACCGAGGAGGCGTCCGACGTCACCGGCATCCTCACCCAGATGCTCCAGATGGGCGACGAGGCGCACAACCGCAACCGTGCCGGCACGCTGATGCTGCTGCGCGACCTCTCCCCCGCGATGGTCGGCACCATCGAGGGGGGCGGCTTCGGGAGCAAGGACGTCGCGGACGCGCTGCGCTTCGTCGGCGGCAACGACCACTTCTTCCTCAACCTCGCGATGCCTGCCTGCAAGCTCGCCCTCGACGCCGGGCGTGACGTGCCCGGATCGACGATGGTGGTGGCGATGGCGCGCAACGGCACCGACTTCGGCATCCAGGTCTCCGGCACCGGCGACCAGTGGTTCACCGGCCCGGCCCAGGTCGCCGAGGGACTCTTCCTCGGCGACTACGGCCCGGACGACGCCAACCCCGACATCGGCGACTCCGCGATCACCGAGACCGCAGGCATCGGCGGCTTCGCGATGGCGACCGCCCCCGCGATCGTCCGGCTCGTCGGTGGCTCGGTCCCTGACGCGCTCGCCACGACCCAGCGGATGCACGAGATCACCCTCGCGGAGAACCCGCGCTGGTCCGTCCCCGTGCTGGAGTTCCAGGGCACCCCGACCGGCATCGACGTCACCAAGGTGTGCCGCACCGGGATCCTGCCCCAGATCAACACCGGCATGGCCGGCGCGGTCGCCGGCGTGGGCCAGGTCGGCGCCGGCCTCGTCACGCCTCCCGCGGAGATCTTCCCGCAGGCGCTGGCGGCGCTGGCTCAGGCGGTGCCCGGGCGCTCGTTGTAG
- a CDS encoding FdrA family protein produces MKDHVELRSGAYADSVTLLQVSRAVQAAPGVVAAQVAMATGLNLEVLTGMGFEVPASSPNDMVVALRLDDDADVATALAAVDAALVPTRPSSGDTTQAPPRTTGAALRHGGPGAVVLVSVPGASATVEAMDALEAGHDVMVFSDNVPVAEEVALKTYAATRGALVMGPDCGTALLDGVGLGFANAVRPGRIGLVAASGTGCQQLLTLLHHAGETLEGVGVRHALGVGGRDLSSAVGGLATREALRRLDADADVDLVVVVSKPPAPEVAEALAREAEALDTPVELGLLGRGQRDLTAVAEAVLARLGHEAPQWPVHGADNTGPATGPLLRGLFVGGTLCDESMLMAAEALGPIRSNIPLADDLALGEELIVDDHVMVDFGDDALTQGRAHPMIDPSLRNEQIARAAADPATGVILLDLVLGHGAEPDPAAHLAPAITAARSERAIPVIVSLVGTDLDPQGLAAQRDALVAAGAEVHLSNAAATRRALDLLSRTSSRSEGAHQ; encoded by the coding sequence ATGAAGGACCACGTCGAGCTCCGGAGCGGCGCGTACGCCGACTCGGTGACCCTGCTCCAGGTCAGCCGGGCGGTGCAGGCCGCCCCCGGCGTGGTCGCCGCGCAGGTGGCCATGGCCACCGGCCTCAACCTCGAGGTGCTCACCGGCATGGGCTTCGAGGTCCCGGCCTCATCGCCCAACGACATGGTGGTCGCGCTCCGGCTCGACGACGACGCCGACGTCGCGACCGCGCTCGCGGCTGTCGACGCCGCCCTGGTCCCCACCCGCCCGTCGTCGGGCGACACCACGCAGGCGCCGCCGCGCACGACCGGCGCGGCCCTGCGGCACGGAGGACCCGGTGCCGTCGTGCTCGTCTCGGTGCCGGGCGCGAGCGCCACGGTCGAGGCGATGGACGCCCTCGAGGCCGGCCACGACGTGATGGTCTTCAGCGACAACGTCCCGGTGGCCGAGGAGGTCGCGCTCAAGACGTACGCCGCCACCCGCGGCGCGCTCGTCATGGGTCCCGACTGCGGCACCGCGCTGCTCGACGGAGTGGGCCTCGGCTTCGCCAACGCCGTGCGCCCGGGCCGCATCGGCCTCGTGGCCGCGTCCGGCACCGGCTGCCAGCAGCTGCTCACCCTGCTCCACCACGCCGGCGAGACGCTGGAGGGGGTCGGCGTACGCCACGCGCTGGGCGTCGGCGGTCGCGACCTGTCCTCCGCGGTCGGCGGCCTCGCCACCCGCGAGGCCCTGCGCCGCCTCGACGCGGACGCCGACGTCGACCTGGTCGTGGTGGTGTCGAAGCCGCCTGCGCCCGAGGTCGCCGAGGCACTGGCCCGCGAGGCCGAGGCGCTGGACACTCCCGTCGAGCTCGGCCTGCTCGGTCGCGGCCAGCGCGACCTCACCGCCGTCGCCGAGGCCGTGCTCGCCCGGCTCGGCCACGAGGCCCCGCAGTGGCCGGTCCACGGTGCCGACAACACCGGCCCCGCCACCGGTCCGCTGCTGCGCGGCCTCTTCGTGGGCGGCACGCTGTGCGACGAGTCGATGCTGATGGCCGCCGAGGCCCTCGGCCCGATCCGCAGCAACATCCCGCTCGCCGACGACCTCGCGCTCGGTGAGGAGCTCATCGTCGACGACCACGTCATGGTCGACTTCGGCGACGACGCGCTCACCCAGGGCCGGGCGCACCCGATGATCGACCCGTCGCTGCGCAACGAGCAGATCGCGCGCGCGGCCGCCGACCCCGCGACCGGCGTGATCCTGCTCGACCTGGTGCTCGGCCACGGCGCCGAGCCCGACCCGGCCGCGCACCTCGCGCCGGCCATCACCGCGGCCCGCAGCGAGCGCGCGATCCCGGTGATCGTCAGCCTCGTCGGCACCGACCTCGACCCGCAGGGCCTCGCCGCCCAGCGCGACGCCCTCGTCGCCGCGGGCGCGGAGGTCCACCTCTCCAACGCCGCGGCCACCCGCCGCGCCCTCGACCTGCTGAGCCGAACCTCGAGCCGATCCGAAGGAGCCCACCAGTGA
- a CDS encoding DUF2877 domain-containing protein, which produces MSSPTPAATSVAIGVAAPIRVRERLAAAPDGPRRVLHASSTAVYLDLDGWCVGLVSAGATRVPCALWSTLPDLGVLRPTASVSAGELVVGGRALRITRLVDPRATRVGQHADHAPAPEVVVASGLDLPADGRLTSAHLDRLLGRGPGLTPLGDDVLAGWLATRAALGRPDPVLAAAVRRRLGVTTLLSATLLECALHGEALPQLADWLATPDDTTTAALLAVGATSGAGLLAGARLALTSPSGEHPTDHTTDRPGRAA; this is translated from the coding sequence ATGTCCAGCCCGACCCCCGCCGCGACCTCGGTCGCGATCGGAGTCGCGGCGCCGATCCGGGTGCGCGAGCGGCTCGCCGCCGCCCCGGACGGACCGCGGCGGGTGCTCCACGCCAGCAGCACCGCGGTCTACCTCGACCTCGACGGCTGGTGCGTGGGCCTGGTCTCCGCCGGCGCGACCCGGGTGCCGTGCGCGCTCTGGTCGACCCTGCCCGACCTCGGGGTGCTGCGCCCGACGGCGAGCGTGAGCGCGGGCGAGCTCGTCGTCGGCGGCCGCGCGCTGCGCATCACGCGGCTCGTCGACCCCCGCGCCACCCGTGTCGGGCAGCACGCGGACCACGCTCCCGCACCCGAGGTCGTCGTGGCCTCCGGTCTCGACCTGCCCGCCGACGGCCGGCTCACCTCCGCGCACCTCGACCGCCTGCTCGGCCGCGGACCGGGGCTGACGCCGCTCGGCGACGACGTCCTGGCCGGCTGGCTCGCCACCCGCGCCGCGCTCGGCCGCCCCGACCCGGTCCTCGCAGCAGCCGTGCGCCGCCGCCTCGGTGTCACCACGCTCCTCTCCGCCACGCTCCTCGAGTGCGCCCTGCACGGCGAGGCACTCCCCCAGCTCGCGGACTGGCTCGCCACCCCCGACGACACGACGACCGCAGCCCTGCTCGCCGTCGGCGCCACGTCCGGCGCCGGCCTGCTCGCCGGCGCCCGGCTCGCCCTCACCTCGCCCAGCGGCGAGCACCCCACCGACCACACCACCGACCGCCCCGGGAGGGCAGCATGA